One Flavobacteriales bacterium DNA segment encodes these proteins:
- a CDS encoding IS1 family transposase: MNCPKCQETSYYKNGKAMGRQRYKCKQCGCNFTQ, translated from the coding sequence ATGAACTGTCCAAAATGCCAAGAAACAAGCTATTACAAGAACGGAAAAGCGATGGGGAGGCAACGATATAAGTGCAAACAATGCGGGTGCAACTTCACACAGT